GTCTATTCTTTTGGATAAAGTCGAGGGCACCGGAGAGGTTTTCGGCCAGTCCAGCAGTTATTCCCGCTTTTTTGAACTCAGGGAAAAGCCCGCTTATGGATTGCGGTTTGGAAAGAAAAAGTAAAGTCTTGTCCAACATGAGACGGTAATAGCCTTTCCTTTGTGTATTTTCAATCATCCGGCAAAACAGGATATCTCTGTTTGCTGTCCGACTGCCCTACAGGGTGCATTGACGCTCCGAAGGGAGTTTCCTACCGTGTCCACGAATAAACGAGTGGAGTGGAGGACCCATGACCAGAGACGATCTTTTTCAGCTTTTTACTCGCCTTGCTTCAGGAGCCGTTAGCCCTGAGCAGGCACTCTATTCTTTTCAGACCCAGCCAGTTGAAGAACTGGCGCAGGGCGTGACTCTTGATACGCATCGCCTTGCCCGTACCGGGCAGGGAGAAGTTGTCTATGGCCCCGGAAAAACCATTCCCCAGCTTAAAAATTGTGTGCAGGGGCTTGCTGATGCGGGGCAGCCCGTTTTGGTGACCCGGCTTTCTGCCGCAAAGGGCGAAGCACTGGTCGAAATTTTTCCTGACGCCGTTTTCCATGAACATTCCGGCCTGCTGACCCTTGGCTTTTCTCTTGAGCTTGATGGGCCTTACCCTCACTCTGGTGAGTGCATTGTTGTCACTGCCGGAGCCTCGGATATGGGCGTTGCTCTCGAAGCCTACGGGACTGCCTGTTTCTTTGGCCTGAACTGTGGTCTGGTTTCTGACGTTGGCGTTGCTGGTGTGCATCGCCTGACTCCGCACATAGAGAACCTCTCCAAAGCAAAGGTGCTTATTGTTGTCGCCGGGATGGATGGCGCCTTGCCCAGTGTTTTGGCAGGGCTGGTTCCTACGCCTATCCTTGGCGTGCCAAGCACTTCTGGCAAAGACAACATGCTTGGCGGAGTTTCATCGCTGATGGCCATGCTGAATTCCTGTTCACCCGGTGTCGCCGCCATGAACATCGACAACGGGTTTGGAGCGGCGGCCTTTGCTTCAAAGCTCTGTGCAAAATAAAAAGGACTGCATGAACTGTGCCTGTCATCATATAAGCGTAGGGAAGCCTTGTGGCGCAAGCACTTGCGAGGTTTTGACCTTTCTGGCCCCCTCTGCGTGGTGACGTGTTTTTGAACCTCTGGTATAAGCACAGGATTCTTGAAGTTTTTGTGCAGAGAGGAAACAATGGAATTTGAGAATTCAGCAGGAAAAGAAATGAATTTCACTGTGCGCGTTGCCGAAGCTGGCTTTGATGGAAAAGGCAGCATTGCTGGCGTTGGGAGCTGGCTTCAGGATGCGGCAGCGGTCCATGCCGGTGAACTTGGATTTGATAATGCCGTGCTGGCAGAAAAAGCCAATGTTGTCTGGGTGCTTATTCGGGAGTACATCGAAATGCAGCGCTATCCCGGATATGGTGAGCGTGTGTGCATAAGTACCTGGCCCGCGTCTTTGGAGCGGAATGTCGGGCGTCGTGATTTTCGGATTTTTGACGCTCAGCATCAGCAGATTGGTGCCGCAACCAGTCTGTGGGCCATTATGGATATTGAGAGCCGAAAGCTTGCCCCTATGCCTGACTTTGTCGCCGCTCAGTATCCCAAAACCCCGGTCCACAGTGTGGAACTGCCTTCCCGTTCCGTAAAGCGCCTTCGGGAGCACAGCACGGAAAGCTCCATCATGACTCGCTACAGCGACCTCGACAGCAACGCCCACGTGAACAACGTTCATTACATGGAATGGGCCTTGGAATCGCTTCCCGGTTCCTATGCCTGTCGTCCCTGTTCTTTGGACATTGCTTTTCGTGCCGAAGCGCGGCTTGGTGACCGGGTGCTCTCTCGCAGCGTCTGCGAAGGTGAAGCGCAGTGTCGACATGCTGTGTTGCGTGACGACGGAGTCGAGCTTGCCCGGATAGCAACTCGCTGGAAATAATTTTTTCTGTTTTTCATTTCGAGTGAAGGAGTTCATTCATGAATACTCAAGTCTTTACTGCGCGACGGGATCGTCTTCGGACGCTTATGGCTGGCAAGGGATACAAGGCTATGCTCGTGCCGCTCGCCGCAAACAGATATTATCTCAGCGGCTTTGAGCTGCACGACCCTCAGTGCAATGAATCTGCGGGAATGATTCTCGTCACCGATTCCGGTGAAGACTGGCTTATGACAGACTCCCGTTTTATCGATGCTGCGGCCCGTGTCTGGCCTCGTGAGCGGGTCTTTATCTATCGCTATCCGGTCATGGAGAGCATTGGGCGGCACATTCGCTCATTGGGCTATTCCGAAGTGTGTGTAGATGACCAGAGTTTGAGTTTCCGCAACTGGAAAAACATGTCCAATGCCATCTCCATGGTGCCATGTTCAGGCTATGTGGAAGCGCTTCGCCTTATTAAGGATGACACGGAAATCGCCGCAATTCGCAAGGCAAATGCCCTGAACCACAAGGTCTTTGCCCAGATTGAAAAAGAACTCGTCCCCGGTCGCACTGAGCGCGAGATTGCGTGGATGATTGAAAAGCTGTACCGCGAGCAGGGCGCTAGCGAGCTTGCCTTTACCACCATCGTTGCAGTAGGCAAGAACGCTGCTTTGCCGCACGCTATTCCCGGTGATGACATCATCACAGAGAATTGCCCTGTCTTGATCGACAAGGGATGTCGCGTTGACGAATATTGCTCTGACCAGACGCGGACTTTTTGGGTCGGTAACTCCCCCTCTGACGAATTCAAGCGCACGCTTGAGCTTGTACAGGAGGCTCAGCGCGCTGGAATTTCCGCCATTGCCGGTGGCGAACCAATCCCGGAAGTCTACGACCGGGCCAACAGCGTTTTTGAACGGCATGGTGTCGAAAAGTATTTTACGCACTCTTTTGGGCATGGCGTTGGTCTGGAAACGCACGAAGGTCCCGGCCTTTCCATGCGCGGCATTCAGCTTTTTGAACCCGGTATGGTTGTGACCGCAGAACCGGGCCTCTATTACCCCGAGTGGGGTGGTGTGCGCTGGGAGCACATGGTGCTCGTGACTGATGATGCTTGTGAGGTTTTGTGAGAAAACGAAGAATAGGAAAAGCAAAGAGCCGTATGTATGCCGAGCAGGCTATTCAGCCCGCCCGTTCAAAGCGGCTCTATTTGCGGATGAACACCAGTGACATGGCGTACCTCAAGTTTATCCTCGAGGGCTATGATAACTTGGCATATTTGAGTACAATTGATCGGTATGGCGGGATTGCGCAGTGTGTTTTCACTGCCGGGCAGGAACGTGAAGCCCGAGATTTCTTACACTCTATGCAAAATGAAGGTCTCGATTTTGAGATAATTGATCCTGCCGTGCTCCAACCGTAAAAGGAAGGCTTGGATGGGACAGCTCAAGAAAAATATTCTGATTGCAGTACTTTGTGTCTTCGCCTTTGCCTCTCTCGGTATGGGAGGCCTTGGTGATTCTCGCATTATTAAGAAAATTCCCGAACCCGACAGGCATTTTCTCGTCAAGATTGTCGATATTGACGATGTTTCGTATTCCGTGACTGACTTTTCCGTCGAAGGGTTGACCCTTATCCCTGTGAAAATCGGACGCGCAGACGCAAGCATCGATCTCGCCGACATTCGATCTGCAAAATTTTTCCGTCGCGGCAGTTCCATCGTCGCGCAGGTCGAAATGAAAAAAGGTGGCTCAAAATCACTCGCTATCGACCCCGCAGTTACCTTTTATGGCAGAACCTCTTGGGGACTCCTCAGGCTTAAAGCTGAAGACTTGCGAGAAGTTCACGTTATTCGACGTCTGCCATAGAAAGATTGGAGACCTGTTCCAGCGCGGTTGTGCTGGATGGGTGGGAGGGAAAGAACCGGGGCCAGCCCCGGACCCCGCGTAAGGGAATGATTCCCTTACGTATCCTCATCGAGTTTAAAAGCCGTGCAAGCTTCGCTTGCACGGCTTTTAAACTTGTTGGGCATAACGTCGAGAGCCTCTTTCTCTTTTGCGAGTTCGCCGCCATTTTTTTTCTGAACGCGAGCGTTCAGAAAGAAAAGAAGTGCGCTCTGGGAAAGGCAAAAGTACACGCGTTGAGGAAATTCCCCTAGCTCAAAAAATACGGCTGATGGAGAGGAAAGCGAAGCTTTCATCCCATTCAGCCGTATTTTTTGAGCGATAGCGGGATTCCCAAGGGCCTCGTCCTTGGGCGGGGTCAAGGGGCAGCGCCCCTTGCAGAGCACGAGACGGAGTCTCGTAACCCGCCCACCCTAGCGCCCCTTGCAGAGCGCGAGATGGAGTCTCGTAACACCCCCCACCCACGTATTAAAGTCCAAAAAAGGTACGGGCGTTCTGTCCTGCTTTGAGCCAAAATTCAGCGGGGTCGATGCCGAGGAGTTCCGCGACCTTGTTTGCCGTGAAGCAGACGAGGGCAGGCTCGTTTCGTTTGCCGCGGTATGGTTCAGGAGTGAGATAGGGGCTGTCAGTTTCGACGACGATCCTGTCGAGTGGGATGTACTGAATGGCGTCCTGAAATTCGACGTTTTTCTTGTAGGTCACGGGGCCGGGGATGGAGACATACCAGCCGTGGGAAAGGATTTCCTCAGCGAGAGCGCGGTCGGCGTTGAAGCAGTGCCAAAGGAGTGGGCGCTGGTCGAATCCTTCTTCGATGAGAATGCGGAGTGAGTCCTCGTGCGCATCACGGGAGTGGATGACAACGG
Above is a window of Desulfobaculum bizertense DSM 18034 DNA encoding:
- a CDS encoding DUF4911 domain-containing protein, which produces MRKRRIGKAKSRMYAEQAIQPARSKRLYLRMNTSDMAYLKFILEGYDNLAYLSTIDRYGGIAQCVFTAGQEREARDFLHSMQNEGLDFEIIDPAVLQP
- a CDS encoding M24 family metallopeptidase; its protein translation is MNTQVFTARRDRLRTLMAGKGYKAMLVPLAANRYYLSGFELHDPQCNESAGMILVTDSGEDWLMTDSRFIDAAARVWPRERVFIYRYPVMESIGRHIRSLGYSEVCVDDQSLSFRNWKNMSNAISMVPCSGYVEALRLIKDDTEIAAIRKANALNHKVFAQIEKELVPGRTEREIAWMIEKLYREQGASELAFTTIVAVGKNAALPHAIPGDDIITENCPVLIDKGCRVDEYCSDQTRTFWVGNSPSDEFKRTLELVQEAQRAGISAIAGGEPIPEVYDRANSVFERHGVEKYFTHSFGHGVGLETHEGPGLSMRGIQLFEPGMVVTAEPGLYYPEWGGVRWEHMVLVTDDACEVL
- the larB gene encoding nickel pincer cofactor biosynthesis protein LarB: MTRDDLFQLFTRLASGAVSPEQALYSFQTQPVEELAQGVTLDTHRLARTGQGEVVYGPGKTIPQLKNCVQGLADAGQPVLVTRLSAAKGEALVEIFPDAVFHEHSGLLTLGFSLELDGPYPHSGECIVVTAGASDMGVALEAYGTACFFGLNCGLVSDVGVAGVHRLTPHIENLSKAKVLIVVAGMDGALPSVLAGLVPTPILGVPSTSGKDNMLGGVSSLMAMLNSCSPGVAAMNIDNGFGAAAFASKLCAK
- a CDS encoding acyl-[acyl-carrier-protein] thioesterase, producing MNFTVRVAEAGFDGKGSIAGVGSWLQDAAAVHAGELGFDNAVLAEKANVVWVLIREYIEMQRYPGYGERVCISTWPASLERNVGRRDFRIFDAQHQQIGAATSLWAIMDIESRKLAPMPDFVAAQYPKTPVHSVELPSRSVKRLREHSTESSIMTRYSDLDSNAHVNNVHYMEWALESLPGSYACRPCSLDIAFRAEARLGDRVLSRSVCEGEAQCRHAVLRDDGVELARIATRWK